Within the Papaver somniferum cultivar HN1 unplaced genomic scaffold, ASM357369v1 unplaced-scaffold_132, whole genome shotgun sequence genome, the region GTTGCCGTTCTAGAGGAATTCTCCAAACCCCATTGTGAATTATGTCAGCTACTTTCATGTGGATGTTGTTCTTGACAAAATCTGTGTTGCCAAATTGATGAATTAAAGGAGATTTCCCTAACCAAATATCAAACCACAAAGATATTTCCTGTCCATTGCCCATACACCATCTTATATCTTCTTTCAAGACTTCCAAAGCCATTTGAGTCCATGCCAAACTAAAGATAATTGCCAACTACTTGTCCATTGGTTATTTGAGTTCTGATATTTTGCCTTGAAGACAATGCCCGTTCCTCATCAGAATTAATGATCTTCCATATCATCTTCATTAAAAGAGCTCTATTCATAATTTCAAGCCTTGGAATTCCCAAACCCCCTTCCTTGTAAGGAGTGCAGACTTTTTTCCATGACAGAATTGTGTATTTCCTTGTCTCACCAGACCATAGGAAATTTCTTATTGTCTTTTCACATGTTTTGGTTATTGAAACAGGCCATTTATAGACTGCCATATTGTAGATGGGAATGCTGCATAGTACTGATTTGATAAGCACTAACCTGTCATGGAAATAGATAAGTTTCCCTTTCCAAGATGTCAATTTCCTTTGAAGCATTTCCATCATAGGCCAAACTGCAGATGTTTAACTCTACCAGCTGATAAAATTACACCTAAATATTTGTCAGGAAATTTACTTAATTCCATTTAAAAAAGTCATTTGATCTGAGCTTTTGTTGCTTCAGAAGTGCCATCAATGAAGAGTTTACTTTTATCTTTATTGATGATTTGTCCAGAACTTCTTTGATACTCCTCCAGCAACCAGATTAAGTTTTCAATGCTTCTTATATCTCCATTGCAGAATAagaaaacatcatctgcaaagaataaatgagtGGGATGAATTCCTTTTCTAACCACCATTGGAATGATTTTACCTTCAGCTACCATTTTTGTGATAAATCTGCTCAAAACATCCTCCATAAGAACAAATAGAATGGGGGAGAGAGGATCTCCCTACCTCAATCCTCTACCTACTGAGAAAAAACCCTATGGTCCTCCATTTACcatttatcattagagaaaccaTATCTGATTAACACTTGAAAAAGGAATTTCCAGTTGACTGAGTCATAAGCTTGTGATATGTCAATCTTAAGACCAATGTTTCCTCCTCTTCTTTTCTTGCTCAtctcattcaccatctcagatgCTAATAAAATTTGTTCTTGAATACACCTGCCCTTAATATAAGCAACTTGCTGAGGTGAAATGAGTTTTGTCATTAGGCTACTCATTCTAGTTGTAATGATTTTTGTGAAAATTTTGAAGCTCACATTGCTGAGGCCAATAGGTCTGAATTGATTAGGCCTTTTAGCACCTTCAGCTTTTGGAAGtaaaactaaaaaattgaaattCAAACCTTTTGGTATAAACTGTCTTCTCCAGCATAATTGGATTGCTTTGAAAATATCCTCTTGAATTATTTGCCAGCCTTCTCTATAAAAACAGCCTGAAAAGCCATTTGGGCCTGGAAAACTATCAGGGTCCATATCAAAGACAATTTGCTTGATTTCTTCTACAGTTGGTaaagcatccaacatttcttgatCTTCTGGAGTAATGACATTTGGTATCACTTCTAATAAGTCTTCATTAATTTCAACATCCTGATACTTGAATTTGTCCTCAAAGTGATTGACTAAGATTTCAGCAATCTTTTTTTGTTCTGAAATGATTTCTCCATTGTTGTCCTCCAGTTCTGTGATACAATTTATTGCTTTTCTAATCTTTAGATTGGCATGGAAGAAACCTGTATTAGCAGAACCTTCTTTTACCCATTTAGTtatagctttttgctttaacatgGTACTGAGCTGGACTTCTTTGGAGTTAAGGTCATTTTGTGCTTCCACTAAGTTGTTAAGGCAGTTATCATTAAAAGGATTATCATCAGACCTGAGCATGGCTTCTTTAACTTTTTCCTCAGCTTCCTTGATCTTTACATTAATATTTCCAAATTCATTCCAATTCCAATCTGAAAGAACCTTCTTTAATCTTTTTAGTTTACCTTGAAAGATGTAAGCAGGGCCTCCAATTATTTCTTCATTCCAACTATTAAGAACTACATCCATAAATCCTGGATGAGAAATCCACATTTTCTGAAATCTTTTAGGTATATTTTTGGGATTGGGAATATTGACATTTCCACCAAGAAGAGGAGCATGATCAGAAGATATTCTTAGTCCCACTTTGTAACCCCAGTCTTCATAATGTTGAAGCCATAATTGATTGAAAACAACTCTATCTAAATTACATAATATTATTCTATCTCCATGATGGAAATTGGACCATGAGTGTTGTACACCTGACTTAGGAGATTGCATTAGACCACATTTATCCAGACAAGTTGTAAAATCTAGAATTGCTTTTCTATTAGCTGCTCTGCCTCCAATTGTTTTTTCACAAGAAGTAACAGCATTAAAGTCTCCAATTGCTAACCAAGGTTGATTCAGATTACTGACTAATTCCATTTCTGACCATAAGAATCTTCTTTGCATAACTCCAACATGTGCATGAACTCCAGAAACAAGAACTCCCCTAATGCTAAATGTTATCATTTGACTTGACATAGAAATGACTGTTGGAACAGGTAAATTTTTATTCCAAAATAACCAAATGTTTCCCTTTTTATTTGAGACTGAATTATGAATCACCATATTATTCAATCCTGGCAGAttcaatttattgcaaaaagaagcAGTACAAGCTATTTTTTGTTCTGCTATAAAAACTAAAGAAGGATTAAACTGATTTATTAAGGACATAAATTATTTTGAGCCCTAGATCTTCTAAGTCCCCTTATGTTCCAATAAAGGATTTTCATTGTTGAGAATGGAGGCCTTTTGTGCCTCCTTTTCCTTGGTTTTTCCTAAAATTGTATTTAACAGTGGTTGGTTGAGTAGTTACCTTTGGATCAGCTTTAAGTTTTAGAGTTTCAGAAGTAGAAGTACTTGCAGCAACAGTTGATGCTGGTTTTTGAATTATTTTGGACCATGAAGTAACAAGGACTCTCTCTTCTGAAACTGTTCCAGTAGTACCATTGATGTATTTAATGACACTGCTCTCTAAAGTATTGTCTTCAACCAGTTGAAGTATTTTCTCAGGGGTAAGAGGTATAGATTCTTCAATACTTTTGAATTCAGATTCTTATTATTGCAGTGAACTAAACCTTCCAGGTAAGACTTCTATGGAATTAACTGAACTTTGGCCTTTAGATGTTGGAATGTGGATATGAATAACTGGTGTTTCACATATATCAAATTTCTCCATAACTGCTTTAGGACtgctttcatgaatttttcctgaATTAACTTCAACTTTTTTCACTGGTGAATCAGTAGTTGACTTCTTCTGAGATTTACATTCATTCTGAGTATGCCCAACAATCTTGCAATTAGGACAGAATTTCGGAAGATTTGTGAGTAATATCTTTTGTATAAATCctccaaatttggttttaatccAAAGTTTATTTGGAATTGATTTTGCTAAATTGATTTCAACTAGCACTCTTGCATAATACCCACTGTCATAATTAAGTGTAGCAGTATCTACTTTAACTGGATTACCAAGAGCTCTACTAATGGTAAAAAGAGTTTTCTCATCCCAATATTCTAAACTAAGACCAGGATAATGAACCCAAATCATTGttgaagatgttctttgattttcggGCCTAAAATTAGGAATCCAGTTCATGATTGTTAGAATTTGATCTCCAACTTCCCACTTACCCTGTTTGATATGATTCTTATCTTCTAAATTGTCCAATTTGATGGTGAAGAATCCTTTTCCTAACGGAATTAGTTTACATTGACCTACTAATTTCCATTGTTTTTTCATCAGAATAACAACATCAGAAAATTTGAGTTTAAGAAGATCTAATCGACCAATCAATGAAAACTTTCATGAATCATATCTGTCTTCACCAAAATTCTGAGTAAGATCTATTGAAGGATTCCCTTCATAAGGGTTTTCTAAATCTACGACTAAAGGATTCATATTCTTATCAAGCTTATTTTCCACGATAAAAAAAGAACTTCCATTATAAATTTAGCAACATATTACCTTCAATCATTAGATCTGTAAGAATTTCCACCTGAGTTAATGCTGCTGTTTCtcgaaaatgaagaagaacgaaGAAAAAATTGACTGAGTCGATCGCCGATTTGCAGAGCTCCGAGTCAGCCGATCTATCTGAAATAAGGAAATACTCATTGactattaaagcacaaattcagtttccataattcctggaaatgctatgtccaacaaatgatgatcgaaatctctcggaaaatctaattagtaaatgtacattactaattctggaatttccctacaaaatgaaattaataaccttaattaaaagattcttaacttacttatgtttcgatcctgggattctcttcccttagccgttaaggaatatctttgaacagttaaagaaataaacattcacatcacatgttcaaagtatgtcgacatccttactttgtaagttctctttcacacttacaaccttgaaaccgatttgccacacttccaaacaagtttagaattggttcatctgactttcaagaactatgtgattgatcaaaccaacattcaatcacaatcatgggtttaatggttataccaaaacaagtttcggttctacctccatgtgagtattgtgcatagtcacactagctttccaaaattcggttgactagttactaggatcggttccccacatatatctggtatctaacttatatgtgttgcacatgtccataagatcggttcccctttctgctataatccttgttgcaccccatacaaggatcggttcccctttgtgatgtactgcacctcttactaggatcggttcccctttcccatatttggtcagacaaaacacaaacccgatcataccatctcaggtgattatttaagatcggtttcactaataaaagtcataccaataaatAAGTCaggctttgtgaatagttctaccaagaacacaaacaagttgtgagcggttatactcaatcacacatattgg harbors:
- the LOC113333228 gene encoding uncharacterized protein LOC113333228; this translates as MIWVHYPGLSLEYWDEKTLFTISRALGNPVKVDTATLNYDSGYYARVLVEINLAKSIPNKLWIKTKFGGFIQKILLTNLPKFCPNCKIVGHTQNECKSQKKSTTDSPVKKVEVNSGKIHESSPKAVMEKFDICETPVIHIHIPTSKGQKSIPLTPEKILQLVEDNTLESSVIKYINGTTGTVSEERVLVTSWSKIIQKPASTVAASTSTSETLKLKADPKFNPSLVFIAEQKIACTASFCNKLNLPGLNNMVIHNSVSNKKGNIWLFWNKNLPVPTVISMSSQMITFSIRGVLVSGVHAHVGVMQRRFLWSEMELVSNLNQPWLAIGDFNAVTSCEKTIGGRAANRKAILDFTTCLDKCGLMQSPKSGVQHSWSNFHHGDRIILCNLDRVVFNQLWLQHYEDWGYKVGLRISSDHAPLLGGNVNIPNPKNIPKRFQKMWISHPGFMDVVLNSWNEEIIGGPAYIFQGKLKRLKKVLSDWNWNEFGNINVKIKEAEEKVKEAMLRSDDNPFNDNCLNNLVEAQNDLNSKEVQLSTMLKQKAITKWNWRTTMEKSFQNKKRLLKS